The following proteins are co-located in the Theropithecus gelada isolate Dixy chromosome 19, Tgel_1.0, whole genome shotgun sequence genome:
- the C19H19orf70 gene encoding MICOS complex subunit MIC13 isoform X3, producing the protein MVARVWSLMRFLIKGSVAGGAVYLVYDQELLGPSDKSQAALQKAGEVVPPAVYQFSQYVCQQTGLQIPQLPAPPKIYFPVRDSWNAGIMTVMSALSVAPSKAREYSKEGWEYVKARTK; encoded by the exons ATGGTGGCCCGGGTGTGGTCGCTGATGAG GTTCCTCATCAAGGGAAGTGTGGCTGGGGGCGCCGTCTACCTGGTGTACGACCAGGAGCTGCTGGGGCCCAGCGACAAGAGCCAGGCAGCCCTACAGAAGGCTGGAGAGGTGGTTCCCCCCGCCGTGTACCAGTTCAGCCAGTACGTGTGTCAGCAGACGGGCCTGCAGATACCCCAG ctcccagcccctcCAAAGATTTACTTTCCCGTCCGTGACTCCTGGAATGCAG GCATCATGACGGTGATGTCAGCTCTGTCGGTGGCCCCCTCCAAGGCCCGCGAGTACTCCAAGGAGGGCTGGGAGTATGTGAAGGCACGCACCAAGTAG
- the HSD11B1L gene encoding hydroxysteroid 11-beta-dehydrogenase 1-like protein isoform X4: protein MKVLLLTGLGALFFAYYWDDNFDPGGLDYLVLNHIGGVPAGTRARTPQATRWLMQVNFLSYVQLTSRALPSLTDSKGSLVVVSSLLGRVPTSFSTPYSAAKFALDSFFGSLRRELDVQDVNVAITMCVLGLRDRASAAEAVRGVTRVKAAPGPKAALAVIRGGATRAAGVFYPWRFHLLCLLRRWLPRPRAWFIRQDLNVTAAAAA, encoded by the exons ATGAAGGTGCTTCTCCTCACAGGGCTGGGGGCCCTGTTCTTCGCCTATTATTGGGATGACAACTTCGACCCAG GAGGGCTGGACTATCTCGTGCTGAACCACATCGGTGGCGTCCCGGCCGGCACGCGAGCCCGCACCCCCCAGGCGACGCGCTGGCTCATGCAG GTAAACTTTCTGAGCTACGTGCAACTGACGTCGCGGGCGCTGCCCAGCCTGACGGACAGCAAGGGCTCCTTGGTGGTGGTGTCCTCGCTGCTCG GCCGCGTGCCCACGTCGTTCTCCACTCCCTACTCAGCGGCCAAGTTCGCGCTGGACAGCTTCTTCGGCTCCCTGCGACGGGAACTGGACGTGCAGGACGTGAACGTGGCAATCACCATGTGTGTCCTGGGCCTCCGAGATCGCGCCTCCGCCGCTGAGGCAGTCAG GGGAGTCACGAGGGTCAAGGCGGCCCCGGGGCCCAAGGCAGCCCTGGCCGTGATCCGCGGCGGCGCCACGCGCGCAGCTGGCGTCTTCTACCCGTGGCGTTTCCACCTGCTGTGCTTGCTCCGGCGCTGGCTGCCGCGCCCGCGGGCCTGGTTTATCCGCCAGGATCTCAACGTCACGGCCGCTGCTGCAGCCTGA
- the HSD11B1L gene encoding hydroxysteroid 11-beta-dehydrogenase 1-like protein isoform X6, translating to MTTSTQVNFLSYVQLTSRALPSLTDSKGSLVVVSSLLGRVPTSFSTPYSAAKFALDSFFGSLRRELDVQDVNVAITMCVLGLRDRASAAEAVRGVTRVKAAPGPKAALAVIRGGATRAAGVFYPWRFHLLCLLRRWLPRPRAWFIRQDLNVTAAAAA from the exons ATGACAACTTCGACCCAG GTAAACTTTCTGAGCTACGTGCAACTGACGTCGCGGGCGCTGCCCAGCCTGACGGACAGCAAGGGCTCCTTGGTGGTGGTGTCCTCGCTGCTCG GCCGCGTGCCCACGTCGTTCTCCACTCCCTACTCAGCGGCCAAGTTCGCGCTGGACAGCTTCTTCGGCTCCCTGCGACGGGAACTGGACGTGCAGGACGTGAACGTGGCAATCACCATGTGTGTCCTGGGCCTCCGAGATCGCGCCTCCGCCGCTGAGGCAGTCAG GGGAGTCACGAGGGTCAAGGCGGCCCCGGGGCCCAAGGCAGCCCTGGCCGTGATCCGCGGCGGCGCCACGCGCGCAGCTGGCGTCTTCTACCCGTGGCGTTTCCACCTGCTGTGCTTGCTCCGGCGCTGGCTGCCGCGCCCGCGGGCCTGGTTTATCCGCCAGGATCTCAACGTCACGGCCGCTGCTGCAGCCTGA
- the HSD11B1L gene encoding hydroxysteroid 11-beta-dehydrogenase 1-like protein isoform X2: protein MKVLLLTGLGALFFAYYWDDNFDPASLQGARVLLTGASAGVGEELAYHYARLGSHLVLTAHTEALLQKVVGNCRKLGAPKVFYIAADMASPEAPESVVQFALDKLGGLDYLVLNHIGGVPAGTRARTPQATRWLMQAPPLPVTRECHLQVNFLSYVQLTSRALPSLTDSKGSLVVVSSLLGRVPTSFSTPYSAAKFALDSFFGSLRRELDVQDVNVAITMCVLGLRDRASAAEAVRGVTRVKAAPGPKAALAVIRGGATRAAGVFYPWRFHLLCLLRRWLPRPRAWFIRQDLNVTAAAAA, encoded by the exons ATGAAGGTGCTTCTCCTCACAGGGCTGGGGGCCCTGTTCTTCGCCTATTATTGGGATGACAACTTCGACCCAG CCAGCCTCCAGGGAGCACGAGTACTGCTGACAGGGGCCAGCGCTGGTGTCGGTGAGGAGCTGGCCTACCACTACGCGCGTCTGGGCTCCCACCTGGTGCTCACTGCCCACACTGAGGCCCTCCTGCAGAAG GTGGTAGGGAACTGCCGGAAGCTGGGCGCCCCCAAGGTCTTCTACATCGCTGCGGacatggcctcccctgaggcgcCCGAGAGTGTGGTGCAGTTTGCGCTGGACAAGCTGG GAGGGCTGGACTATCTCGTGCTGAACCACATCGGTGGCGTCCCGGCCGGCACGCGAGCCCGCACCCCCCAGGCGACGCGCTGGCTCATGCAG GCTCCGCCTCTGCCGGTGACTCGCGAGTGCCACCTGCAGGTAAACTTTCTGAGCTACGTGCAACTGACGTCGCGGGCGCTGCCCAGCCTGACGGACAGCAAGGGCTCCTTGGTGGTGGTGTCCTCGCTGCTCG GCCGCGTGCCCACGTCGTTCTCCACTCCCTACTCAGCGGCCAAGTTCGCGCTGGACAGCTTCTTCGGCTCCCTGCGACGGGAACTGGACGTGCAGGACGTGAACGTGGCAATCACCATGTGTGTCCTGGGCCTCCGAGATCGCGCCTCCGCCGCTGAGGCAGTCAG GGGAGTCACGAGGGTCAAGGCGGCCCCGGGGCCCAAGGCAGCCCTGGCCGTGATCCGCGGCGGCGCCACGCGCGCAGCTGGCGTCTTCTACCCGTGGCGTTTCCACCTGCTGTGCTTGCTCCGGCGCTGGCTGCCGCGCCCGCGGGCCTGGTTTATCCGCCAGGATCTCAACGTCACGGCCGCTGCTGCAGCCTGA
- the HSD11B1L gene encoding hydroxysteroid 11-beta-dehydrogenase 1-like protein isoform X3, with the protein MKVLLLTGLGALFFAYYWDDNFDPASLQGARVLLTGASAGVGEELAYHYARLGSHLVLTAHTEALLQKVVGNCRKLGAPKVFYIAADMASPEAPESVVQFALDKLGGLDYLVLNHIGGVPAGTRARTPQATRWLMQVNFLSYVQLTSRALPSLTDSKGSLVVVSSLLGRVPTSFSTPYSAAKFALDSFFGSLRRELDVQDVNVAITMCVLGLRDRASAAEAVRGVTRVKAAPGPKAALAVIRGGATRAAGVFYPWRFHLLCLLRRWLPRPRAWFIRQDLNVTAAAAA; encoded by the exons ATGAAGGTGCTTCTCCTCACAGGGCTGGGGGCCCTGTTCTTCGCCTATTATTGGGATGACAACTTCGACCCAG CCAGCCTCCAGGGAGCACGAGTACTGCTGACAGGGGCCAGCGCTGGTGTCGGTGAGGAGCTGGCCTACCACTACGCGCGTCTGGGCTCCCACCTGGTGCTCACTGCCCACACTGAGGCCCTCCTGCAGAAG GTGGTAGGGAACTGCCGGAAGCTGGGCGCCCCCAAGGTCTTCTACATCGCTGCGGacatggcctcccctgaggcgcCCGAGAGTGTGGTGCAGTTTGCGCTGGACAAGCTGG GAGGGCTGGACTATCTCGTGCTGAACCACATCGGTGGCGTCCCGGCCGGCACGCGAGCCCGCACCCCCCAGGCGACGCGCTGGCTCATGCAG GTAAACTTTCTGAGCTACGTGCAACTGACGTCGCGGGCGCTGCCCAGCCTGACGGACAGCAAGGGCTCCTTGGTGGTGGTGTCCTCGCTGCTCG GCCGCGTGCCCACGTCGTTCTCCACTCCCTACTCAGCGGCCAAGTTCGCGCTGGACAGCTTCTTCGGCTCCCTGCGACGGGAACTGGACGTGCAGGACGTGAACGTGGCAATCACCATGTGTGTCCTGGGCCTCCGAGATCGCGCCTCCGCCGCTGAGGCAGTCAG GGGAGTCACGAGGGTCAAGGCGGCCCCGGGGCCCAAGGCAGCCCTGGCCGTGATCCGCGGCGGCGCCACGCGCGCAGCTGGCGTCTTCTACCCGTGGCGTTTCCACCTGCTGTGCTTGCTCCGGCGCTGGCTGCCGCGCCCGCGGGCCTGGTTTATCCGCCAGGATCTCAACGTCACGGCCGCTGCTGCAGCCTGA
- the C19H19orf70 gene encoding MICOS complex subunit MIC13 isoform X2 — protein MPVNPAAGVDGRFLIKGSVAGGAVYLVYDQELLGPSDKSQAALQKAGEVVPPAVYQFSQYVCQQTGLQIPQLPAPPKIYFPVRDSWNAGIMTVMSALSVAPSKAREYSKEGWEYVKARTK, from the exons ATGCCGGTGAATCCTGCCGCTGGCGTGGATGGGAG GTTCCTCATCAAGGGAAGTGTGGCTGGGGGCGCCGTCTACCTGGTGTACGACCAGGAGCTGCTGGGGCCCAGCGACAAGAGCCAGGCAGCCCTACAGAAGGCTGGAGAGGTGGTTCCCCCCGCCGTGTACCAGTTCAGCCAGTACGTGTGTCAGCAGACGGGCCTGCAGATACCCCAG ctcccagcccctcCAAAGATTTACTTTCCCGTCCGTGACTCCTGGAATGCAG GCATCATGACGGTGATGTCAGCTCTGTCGGTGGCCCCCTCCAAGGCCCGCGAGTACTCCAAGGAGGGCTGGGAGTATGTGAAGGCACGCACCAAGTAG
- the HSD11B1L gene encoding hydroxysteroid 11-beta-dehydrogenase 1-like protein isoform X1 has product MPVPATSVPCPSAGPQRTMKVLLLTGLGALFFAYYWDDNFDPASLQGARVLLTGASAGVGEELAYHYARLGSHLVLTAHTEALLQKVVGNCRKLGAPKVFYIAADMASPEAPESVVQFALDKLGGLDYLVLNHIGGVPAGTRARTPQATRWLMQVNFLSYVQLTSRALPSLTDSKGSLVVVSSLLGRVPTSFSTPYSAAKFALDSFFGSLRRELDVQDVNVAITMCVLGLRDRASAAEAVRGVTRVKAAPGPKAALAVIRGGATRAAGVFYPWRFHLLCLLRRWLPRPRAWFIRQDLNVTAAAAA; this is encoded by the exons at GCCTGTGCCGGCCACCTCTGTCCCCTGTCCCTCTGCAGGCCCACAGAGGACCATGAAGGTGCTTCTCCTCACAGGGCTGGGGGCCCTGTTCTTCGCCTATTATTGGGATGACAACTTCGACCCAG CCAGCCTCCAGGGAGCACGAGTACTGCTGACAGGGGCCAGCGCTGGTGTCGGTGAGGAGCTGGCCTACCACTACGCGCGTCTGGGCTCCCACCTGGTGCTCACTGCCCACACTGAGGCCCTCCTGCAGAAG GTGGTAGGGAACTGCCGGAAGCTGGGCGCCCCCAAGGTCTTCTACATCGCTGCGGacatggcctcccctgaggcgcCCGAGAGTGTGGTGCAGTTTGCGCTGGACAAGCTGG GAGGGCTGGACTATCTCGTGCTGAACCACATCGGTGGCGTCCCGGCCGGCACGCGAGCCCGCACCCCCCAGGCGACGCGCTGGCTCATGCAG GTAAACTTTCTGAGCTACGTGCAACTGACGTCGCGGGCGCTGCCCAGCCTGACGGACAGCAAGGGCTCCTTGGTGGTGGTGTCCTCGCTGCTCG GCCGCGTGCCCACGTCGTTCTCCACTCCCTACTCAGCGGCCAAGTTCGCGCTGGACAGCTTCTTCGGCTCCCTGCGACGGGAACTGGACGTGCAGGACGTGAACGTGGCAATCACCATGTGTGTCCTGGGCCTCCGAGATCGCGCCTCCGCCGCTGAGGCAGTCAG GGGAGTCACGAGGGTCAAGGCGGCCCCGGGGCCCAAGGCAGCCCTGGCCGTGATCCGCGGCGGCGCCACGCGCGCAGCTGGCGTCTTCTACCCGTGGCGTTTCCACCTGCTGTGCTTGCTCCGGCGCTGGCTGCCGCGCCCGCGGGCCTGGTTTATCCGCCAGGATCTCAACGTCACGGCCGCTGCTGCAGCCTGA
- the HSD11B1L gene encoding hydroxysteroid 11-beta-dehydrogenase 1-like protein isoform X5, producing MASPEAPESVVQFALDKLGGLDYLVLNHIGGVPAGTRARTPQATRWLMQVNFLSYVQLTSRALPSLTDSKGSLVVVSSLLGRVPTSFSTPYSAAKFALDSFFGSLRRELDVQDVNVAITMCVLGLRDRASAAEAVRGVTRVKAAPGPKAALAVIRGGATRAAGVFYPWRFHLLCLLRRWLPRPRAWFIRQDLNVTAAAAA from the exons atggcctcccctgaggcgcCCGAGAGTGTGGTGCAGTTTGCGCTGGACAAGCTGG GAGGGCTGGACTATCTCGTGCTGAACCACATCGGTGGCGTCCCGGCCGGCACGCGAGCCCGCACCCCCCAGGCGACGCGCTGGCTCATGCAG GTAAACTTTCTGAGCTACGTGCAACTGACGTCGCGGGCGCTGCCCAGCCTGACGGACAGCAAGGGCTCCTTGGTGGTGGTGTCCTCGCTGCTCG GCCGCGTGCCCACGTCGTTCTCCACTCCCTACTCAGCGGCCAAGTTCGCGCTGGACAGCTTCTTCGGCTCCCTGCGACGGGAACTGGACGTGCAGGACGTGAACGTGGCAATCACCATGTGTGTCCTGGGCCTCCGAGATCGCGCCTCCGCCGCTGAGGCAGTCAG GGGAGTCACGAGGGTCAAGGCGGCCCCGGGGCCCAAGGCAGCCCTGGCCGTGATCCGCGGCGGCGCCACGCGCGCAGCTGGCGTCTTCTACCCGTGGCGTTTCCACCTGCTGTGCTTGCTCCGGCGCTGGCTGCCGCGCCCGCGGGCCTGGTTTATCCGCCAGGATCTCAACGTCACGGCCGCTGCTGCAGCCTGA
- the C19H19orf70 gene encoding MICOS complex subunit MIC13 isoform X1 — MRARSDSGQEAPRNTWFLQGWKASRMFLIKGSVAGGAVYLVYDQELLGPSDKSQAALQKAGEVVPPAVYQFSQYVCQQTGLQIPQLPAPPKIYFPVRDSWNAGIMTVMSALSVAPSKAREYSKEGWEYVKARTK, encoded by the exons ATGCGTGCTCGGAGTGACAGCGGGCAGGAGGCGCCCAGGAACACTTGGTTTCTCCAGGGCTGGAAGGCTTCTAGAAT GTTCCTCATCAAGGGAAGTGTGGCTGGGGGCGCCGTCTACCTGGTGTACGACCAGGAGCTGCTGGGGCCCAGCGACAAGAGCCAGGCAGCCCTACAGAAGGCTGGAGAGGTGGTTCCCCCCGCCGTGTACCAGTTCAGCCAGTACGTGTGTCAGCAGACGGGCCTGCAGATACCCCAG ctcccagcccctcCAAAGATTTACTTTCCCGTCCGTGACTCCTGGAATGCAG GCATCATGACGGTGATGTCAGCTCTGTCGGTGGCCCCCTCCAAGGCCCGCGAGTACTCCAAGGAGGGCTGGGAGTATGTGAAGGCACGCACCAAGTAG
- the RPL36 gene encoding 60S ribosomal protein L36 has product MALRYPMAVGLNKGHKVTKNVSKPRHSRRRGRLTKHTKFVRDMIREVCGFAPYERRAMELLKVSKDKRALKFIKKRVGTHIRAKRKREELSNVLAAMRKAAAKKD; this is encoded by the exons ATGGCTCTACGCTACCCTATGGCCGTGGGCCTCAACAAGGGCCACAAGGTGACCAAGAACGTGAGCAAGCCCAGGCACAGCCGCCGCCGCGGG CGTCTGACGAAACACACCAAGTTCGTGCGGGACATGATTCGGGAGGTGTGTGGCTTTGCCCCGTACGAGCGGCGTGCCATGGAGTTACTGAAGGTCTCCAAGGACAAACGGGCCCTCAAGTTTATCAAGAAAAGG GTGGGGACGCACATCCGCGCCAAGAGGAAGCGGGAGGAGCTGAGCAACGTATTGGCCGCTATGAGGAAAGCTGCTGCCAAGAAAGACTGA
- the HSD11B1L gene encoding hydroxysteroid 11-beta-dehydrogenase 1-like protein isoform X7, with translation MQVNFLSYVQLTSRALPSLTDSKGSLVVVSSLLGRVPTSFSTPYSAAKFALDSFFGSLRRELDVQDVNVAITMCVLGLRDRASAAEAVRGVTRVKAAPGPKAALAVIRGGATRAAGVFYPWRFHLLCLLRRWLPRPRAWFIRQDLNVTAAAAA, from the exons ATGCAG GTAAACTTTCTGAGCTACGTGCAACTGACGTCGCGGGCGCTGCCCAGCCTGACGGACAGCAAGGGCTCCTTGGTGGTGGTGTCCTCGCTGCTCG GCCGCGTGCCCACGTCGTTCTCCACTCCCTACTCAGCGGCCAAGTTCGCGCTGGACAGCTTCTTCGGCTCCCTGCGACGGGAACTGGACGTGCAGGACGTGAACGTGGCAATCACCATGTGTGTCCTGGGCCTCCGAGATCGCGCCTCCGCCGCTGAGGCAGTCAG GGGAGTCACGAGGGTCAAGGCGGCCCCGGGGCCCAAGGCAGCCCTGGCCGTGATCCGCGGCGGCGCCACGCGCGCAGCTGGCGTCTTCTACCCGTGGCGTTTCCACCTGCTGTGCTTGCTCCGGCGCTGGCTGCCGCGCCCGCGGGCCTGGTTTATCCGCCAGGATCTCAACGTCACGGCCGCTGCTGCAGCCTGA